In Liquorilactobacillus nagelii DSM 13675, the following proteins share a genomic window:
- a CDS encoding ATP-binding cassette domain-containing protein yields the protein MLRFLISDKKEFFRMLLVRLVTQTMYVCWAFVFQLIINVAQGKQHFDLFLLGSGILVFMIIMDNIGGLDNYFGLMLKLHTAQRLRAALMEQAYHLTSKSYSLSVGELVAKVTKQTDNVVENYYGQLLLLVSYSFQISLAMIATISLNPVITLVIVLLSLPALVFPFLLKKKLTTSSSAVVKQIDRYTSRVTDLLSGLPILKFALAGRAAIKQHQLSNQKLLAKQQVNARWSSFSLGVSMLLSDLTYISTWILGAIMVQQGRMNLGQMVVFSTLSGYLSYPLLEITRIIPLIISGHQAAVKLVEFLQADASIGTVPLLLTDQFLPNKVFKLQSASYEVKQQSILKKINLELKLNKKYLLVGASGSGKTTLTKLLLGEIAPCSGSVDLNRQPVNKLARKDIYQQIGLLLQRGHVFSGTVRENLNLFEDRFSNSELEQAMGHAGLAEWLQQHSLETMVSDQSSLLSGGERQRLALARLFLRNYQFYIFDELTTGLDPRIAASLLHDLFSMKMGFLLITHSFNLEAFQKADQIIVLQHGRISAQGNYQDEKIKLELAKLNF from the coding sequence ATGTTACGGTTTTTAATATCTGATAAAAAAGAATTTTTCAGAATGCTATTAGTGAGGCTAGTTACACAGACGATGTATGTTTGCTGGGCATTTGTTTTTCAGTTGATTATTAATGTTGCTCAGGGCAAACAACATTTTGATTTATTTTTGCTAGGCAGTGGAATTCTAGTTTTTATGATAATAATGGATAACATTGGCGGTTTAGATAACTATTTTGGGTTAATGCTTAAATTGCATACAGCGCAAAGATTACGAGCAGCCTTGATGGAACAAGCATATCATTTAACGTCCAAAAGTTATTCGCTTTCGGTGGGAGAACTAGTTGCCAAAGTCACTAAACAAACCGATAATGTGGTTGAAAACTATTATGGACAACTATTATTACTGGTGAGTTACAGCTTTCAAATTAGTTTAGCGATGATTGCTACTATATCACTTAACCCAGTGATTACTTTAGTTATAGTTCTTTTGAGTTTGCCAGCACTAGTTTTCCCATTTCTTTTAAAGAAAAAGTTAACTACCTCTTCTTCCGCTGTTGTTAAACAAATTGATCGTTATACTTCACGAGTAACTGATTTATTGAGTGGCTTACCGATTTTAAAATTTGCTTTAGCTGGTCGAGCAGCGATTAAACAACACCAGCTTAGTAATCAAAAATTATTGGCAAAACAGCAAGTTAATGCTCGCTGGTCAAGCTTTAGTCTTGGAGTTTCAATGCTGTTGAGTGATCTAACCTATATTTCAACTTGGATTTTAGGAGCAATCATGGTGCAACAAGGAAGAATGAACTTAGGACAAATGGTGGTTTTCAGCACACTTAGTGGTTATTTAAGTTATCCGTTGCTTGAAATTACACGAATTATTCCCTTAATTATTAGTGGACATCAAGCGGCCGTTAAACTTGTTGAATTTCTTCAAGCCGATGCTTCAATTGGAACGGTACCATTGCTGCTGACAGATCAATTTTTACCAAATAAGGTATTTAAGTTGCAATCAGCAAGCTATGAAGTAAAACAACAATCAATTTTAAAAAAGATAAATTTGGAATTGAAATTAAACAAGAAATATTTGTTAGTTGGGGCAAGCGGAAGTGGCAAAACAACACTGACAAAATTATTACTTGGCGAAATTGCTCCTTGTTCTGGTTCTGTAGATTTGAATCGACAACCGGTAAATAAATTAGCTCGAAAAGATATTTATCAACAAATTGGTTTGTTGCTGCAACGTGGACATGTCTTTTCAGGGACAGTTCGCGAAAATTTAAATCTGTTTGAAGATCGGTTTTCGAATAGCGAGCTTGAGCAAGCTATGGGGCACGCTGGATTAGCCGAATGGTTGCAGCAGCATTCTTTGGAAACAATGGTTAGTGATCAGAGTTCATTATTGTCAGGAGGGGAACGTCAACGGCTGGCTTTGGCCCGACTTTTTTTGCGTAATTATCAATTTTATATTTTTGATGAATTGACTACCGGTTTAGACCCGCGGATTGCGGCATCTTTATTGCATGATCTTTTTTCAATGAAAATGGGCTTTTTGTTGATTACACATAGTTTTAATTTAGAAGCATTTCAAAAAGCGGATCAAATTATTGTTCTTCAACATGGGAGAATAAGTGCTCAAGGAAATTATCAAGATGAAAAAATTAAATTAGAGTTAGCAAAATTAAATTTTTAA
- a CDS encoding LTA synthase family protein, whose translation MQKIKTWLSTRWGFFGLLVFLFWLKTIAVYLIDFRLGVSGVIEYAILFFNPLATTLLLLGAALYIKRTVPAYLTIMIIYIANTALLLFNVIYYREFTDFMTFNVIFGYSSVSEGLSTSSVALLKPQDFVIFVDFLVILLGFLTKIIKLDRRPIPSRQAVALTSFAIFLIFFNITLGEAERPQLLTRTFDRSYLVKYLGLDAFTFYDGIKTAKNNQVRSEATSSDLNKVLNFTKKHYASPNSSTYGLAKGKNVIVIHLESFQQFLINYKLNGQEVTPFLNSLYNGKSTYSFSNFFNQVGQGKTSDAENMLETSIYGLPQGSLFSALGTDNTFEGAPAILNQRAGYSSAVFHGNKGSFWNRDNVYKNLGYQYFFDASYYNTNANNLTEYGLKDKLLFHDSIKYLERMQQPFYVKYITVTNHFPYSLDKKNTSFPAANTDDESVNNYFVTAHYLDQSVKEFFDYLKKSGLYDKSIVVIYGDHYGISDSRNLKLASLLGKSADTWNDFDNMQLQRVPFMIHIPGLKTGGVQTTYGGEIDVLPTLLHLLGISSKRYIQFGTDLFSKKHDQTVAFRNGNFITPEYSYVDGAIYENQTGEEITHPSSKLAAKVKQADQQVNTELSLSDSLNNKNLLRYYVPKGFTPVNPKNYNYKNDFGQLLQLQKLLNNKSTSLWAENGNHTTVSDYTSDAPELKTTDKNSENVAQAYSTASEQNNSSSSSASSNSK comes from the coding sequence ATGCAAAAAATCAAGACGTGGCTAAGTACACGTTGGGGCTTTTTCGGATTGCTAGTTTTTCTTTTCTGGTTAAAGACGATTGCAGTTTATTTAATCGATTTCCGCTTAGGTGTTAGCGGTGTCATTGAATATGCAATTTTATTTTTTAATCCGTTAGCCACTACCCTTTTACTGCTAGGTGCTGCGCTTTATATTAAACGTACAGTTCCAGCATATCTAACCATTATGATTATTTACATAGCCAATACAGCATTATTGTTATTTAACGTTATTTATTATCGCGAATTTACCGATTTTATGACCTTTAATGTTATTTTTGGCTATTCCAGTGTTTCTGAGGGACTAAGTACTAGCTCAGTAGCTTTGCTCAAACCCCAAGACTTTGTAATTTTTGTTGATTTCTTAGTAATTTTGCTGGGCTTTTTGACAAAAATCATTAAATTAGATCGTCGACCAATACCATCACGTCAAGCGGTTGCGCTGACATCTTTTGCTATTTTTTTGATTTTTTTCAATATCACTTTAGGCGAAGCCGAACGGCCACAGCTACTAACTCGAACTTTCGATCGCAGTTATTTGGTTAAATACCTAGGCTTAGATGCTTTTACTTTTTACGATGGGATCAAAACTGCTAAAAATAACCAAGTTCGTAGCGAAGCTACTAGCAGTGACTTAAATAAAGTTTTAAACTTCACAAAAAAGCATTACGCTTCACCTAATTCAAGCACTTATGGACTTGCTAAGGGAAAAAATGTGATTGTCATTCATTTGGAAAGCTTCCAACAATTTCTAATTAACTACAAACTGAATGGTCAGGAAGTTACGCCTTTTTTAAATAGTCTATATAATGGCAAATCAACCTACAGTTTTAGTAACTTTTTCAACCAAGTCGGACAAGGAAAAACTTCCGATGCAGAAAACATGTTAGAAACTAGCATCTATGGGTTACCACAAGGATCACTTTTTTCTGCTTTAGGAACCGATAATACTTTTGAAGGAGCGCCAGCTATCTTGAATCAACGTGCTGGCTATTCTAGTGCGGTTTTCCATGGGAATAAGGGTTCTTTTTGGAATCGCGACAATGTATATAAAAACTTGGGTTATCAGTATTTCTTTGACGCCAGCTATTATAATACAAATGCTAACAATTTAACCGAATATGGCCTAAAAGATAAATTACTGTTTCATGACTCTATTAAGTATTTGGAAAGAATGCAGCAACCCTTTTACGTTAAATATATTACTGTTACCAACCATTTTCCTTATTCATTAGACAAGAAAAACACTAGTTTCCCTGCGGCTAATACTGATGATGAATCGGTCAATAATTACTTTGTTACCGCCCATTACTTAGATCAATCTGTTAAGGAATTTTTCGATTATCTGAAAAAATCTGGTTTATATGATAAGTCAATTGTGGTAATTTATGGTGATCATTATGGAATTTCTGACTCACGAAATTTAAAATTAGCCTCATTACTCGGCAAGTCAGCTGATACTTGGAATGATTTCGACAATATGCAACTTCAACGAGTTCCTTTTATGATTCATATTCCGGGCTTAAAAACTGGTGGTGTGCAAACAACTTATGGAGGAGAAATTGATGTTTTGCCAACCTTACTACATTTATTAGGTATTTCTTCCAAACGCTATATTCAATTTGGAACTGATCTTTTTTCAAAAAAACATGATCAGACAGTGGCATTTCGCAATGGTAACTTTATTACTCCAGAGTATTCCTATGTCGATGGTGCAATATACGAGAATCAAACTGGCGAAGAAATCACTCATCCTTCAAGTAAATTAGCCGCGAAGGTAAAACAAGCTGACCAACAGGTTAATACTGAATTATCCCTTTCCGATTCGTTAAATAATAAAAATTTGTTGCGTTACTACGTGCCAAAGGGATTCACACCAGTCAACCCTAAAAATTATAATTATAAAAATGACTTTGGACAACTTTTGCAATTACAAAAGTTGCTTAATAACAAGTCTACTAGCTTATGGGCCGAAAATGGCAATCATACGACTGTTTCCGATTACACTTCTGATGCACCAGAACTAAAAACAACTGATAAAAACAGTGAAAATGTTGCTCAAGCTTATTCAACAGCTAGTGAACAAAACAACAGCAGCTCTAGTAGTGCAAGCTCAAATAGTAAATAA
- a CDS encoding sensor histidine kinase, translating into MKLVYQQMLAFFSIILLLLILIGTFSFHLTKELVYQNTWNQLEGYAYSLKTEAMSIEQMANGKTVFALDTQKLQNYEMLLQNQAVHFTIYTSRKQVLYPETLGFQSSISKKEWAKLKKGDILRRKNDLSWLRKSGNLKNNGRQQQKMTDIMAPCFDSKGNLVAVISVGAKVSSLQVSFSRIQRSLVIMLLIAAVVGAIFSYFLAHYITKRISHLQKATRQVAAGNFDVQLTNNHRDEIDDLANDFNQMAASLSKSEAEIKRQEDRRRQFMADAAHEMRTPLTTINGLLEGLAYNAIPEDSKDKSIELMRNETKRLIRLVNENLDYEKIRSGQIILNRRNFEAMHVLKNIKTQLNKKAAAAGDQLEIEGPQELEVYADYDRFVQVIFNITQNAIQFTKNGSIRISVERGFQSSIFRISDTGIGMSEEQLKNIWERYYKADVSRKNTKYGESGLGLAIVQQLMELHHGKVEVISHPDQGSTFTLIFPDKK; encoded by the coding sequence ATGAAGTTAGTTTATCAGCAGATGCTGGCTTTTTTTTCAATTATTCTGTTATTACTGATTTTAATTGGAACTTTTTCCTTTCATCTTACTAAGGAATTGGTTTATCAAAATACGTGGAATCAACTCGAAGGCTATGCTTATAGTTTGAAAACAGAAGCAATGAGTATTGAACAGATGGCTAATGGCAAAACTGTTTTTGCCTTAGACACGCAGAAATTGCAGAATTATGAAATGTTATTACAAAACCAAGCAGTCCATTTTACAATTTATACCAGCCGTAAGCAGGTCCTTTATCCTGAAACTTTGGGTTTTCAATCATCTATTTCCAAAAAGGAATGGGCTAAATTAAAAAAAGGTGATATTTTACGTCGTAAAAATGATCTTAGCTGGTTGCGTAAATCAGGAAACTTGAAAAATAATGGTCGTCAGCAACAGAAAATGACGGATATTATGGCACCGTGTTTTGATAGTAAAGGAAATTTGGTAGCGGTAATCTCAGTTGGTGCCAAAGTTTCTAGTTTACAAGTCAGCTTTTCCAGAATTCAGCGAAGTTTGGTTATTATGTTGCTAATTGCTGCCGTAGTTGGAGCAATTTTTAGTTACTTTTTGGCTCATTATATAACTAAGCGAATTAGCCACTTGCAAAAAGCGACCCGACAAGTCGCTGCAGGTAACTTTGATGTTCAATTAACCAACAATCATCGTGATGAAATTGACGACTTAGCCAACGACTTCAATCAGATGGCTGCTTCATTAAGTAAATCAGAAGCTGAAATCAAGCGGCAAGAAGATCGCAGAAGACAATTTATGGCGGATGCTGCGCATGAGATGCGGACACCTTTAACTACAATTAATGGTTTACTGGAAGGACTCGCATATAATGCTATTCCTGAGGATAGTAAAGATAAAAGTATCGAATTAATGCGCAATGAAACTAAGCGTTTGATTCGCTTAGTGAATGAGAATCTTGATTATGAAAAAATTCGCAGTGGTCAAATCATTTTGAATCGTCGCAATTTCGAAGCAATGCATGTTTTAAAAAATATTAAAACACAATTGAACAAGAAAGCCGCTGCTGCTGGTGACCAACTCGAAATTGAAGGCCCTCAAGAACTTGAAGTTTATGCAGATTATGATCGTTTTGTGCAGGTTATTTTCAATATTACCCAAAATGCAATTCAGTTTACCAAAAATGGCAGCATTCGTATCTCAGTTGAACGTGGATTTCAAAGTAGCATTTTCCGAATCAGTGATACAGGTATTGGTATGTCTGAAGAACAATTAAAAAACATCTGGGAAAGATATTATAAAGCTGATGTTTCTCGGAAAAATACTAAATATGGTGAGTCTGGCTTGGGATTGGCAATAGTTCAGCAACTAATGGAATTGCATCATGGCAAGGTCGAAGTAATTAGTCACCCTGATCAAGGATCAACCTTTACTTTAATCTTTCCAGATAAGAAATAA
- a CDS encoding response regulator transcription factor yields MKLLMVEDNKSVAEMMSMFFQKEKWDVVYAYDGIEAMEKFKEDPASWDMITLDLNLPGKDGMEVNAEIRAISSTVPIIILTARDSESDQVLGLEMGADDYVVKPFSPITLIARIKALHRRAALGTPTETLTVDDEDQQFDVVTEHFKMNTKTREAYLQAKMIPDLTPKEFDLLKTLAQKPRQVFSRDQLLQLVWHYEFYGDERTVDAHIKKLRQKIEKVGPQVIQTVWGVGYKFDDSEIGA; encoded by the coding sequence ATGAAGTTATTAATGGTTGAAGATAATAAATCAGTTGCCGAAATGATGTCGATGTTTTTCCAAAAGGAAAAATGGGATGTTGTTTATGCATACGATGGGATTGAAGCAATGGAAAAATTCAAAGAAGATCCTGCAAGTTGGGATATGATTACTCTTGATTTGAATTTACCAGGTAAGGACGGGATGGAAGTGAATGCCGAAATTAGGGCAATTTCATCAACAGTTCCAATTATCATATTAACAGCCCGAGATTCAGAAAGTGACCAGGTTCTAGGATTAGAAATGGGTGCAGATGACTATGTAGTTAAACCATTTAGTCCAATTACTTTAATTGCTAGAATTAAAGCATTGCATCGTCGAGCAGCTCTTGGGACACCAACTGAAACACTAACTGTTGATGATGAAGATCAACAATTTGATGTAGTAACCGAACATTTTAAAATGAACACCAAAACACGTGAGGCCTATTTGCAAGCTAAAATGATTCCTGATTTGACACCCAAGGAATTTGATTTGTTAAAGACATTAGCTCAAAAACCACGTCAAGTTTTTTCGCGTGATCAATTGTTGCAATTAGTATGGCATTATGAATTTTATGGTGACGAACGGACAGTGGATGCACATATTAAAAAGTTGCGACAAAAAATTGAAAAAGTGGGTCCACAAGTAATTCAGACTGTCTGGGGAGTTGGCTATAAGTTTGATGATTCTGAAATAGGAGCCTAG
- a CDS encoding L,D-transpeptidase family protein, giving the protein MRFIKRKIIVSVVAVAVAAFLGGYSYFRLTHFNQQVSINGLNVGGLTAKQALSKLKNYQVTQTIYLKGEVLEHHQRSSSGFSNQDLAKIKSLVKKQWTFLPSAKKKQFLVEPKTTGDQQTKSVQAELKSKLQQLNRKRTAPVDAQAVFSYGKVTITAPKAGNQYNIDRLLKQYEKQQYLPKVKLTVKYLQPLKASSSKVQTEKQKLLALKDRTVSYQVQETKYNLATKDLLKKATYQDGKYYFQETDLANKISEINQKQATLGKQINFKTNSGNTVQVSGGTYGWALDTSSATKHLENAWLENKSTLEAKPDIYGKGYLTYGLGYNNLTNDGIGSTYAEVSISAQRVWLYKNGQQVATSNIVTGKHSTGEDTPKGVWYIMYKQSPSVLSGSEAGNSNYSVKVKYWAQFTNSGCGFHDASWRTNWSSTAYLNDGSGGCANTPSDKMENIYNNLSQGEPVIVY; this is encoded by the coding sequence GTGAGATTTATTAAACGGAAAATTATTGTTAGTGTGGTAGCAGTTGCTGTAGCAGCTTTTTTGGGTGGTTACAGTTATTTTCGGCTAACACATTTTAATCAACAAGTATCAATTAATGGTTTGAATGTTGGTGGCTTGACAGCAAAACAAGCATTGAGTAAATTGAAAAACTATCAAGTTACGCAGACTATCTACTTAAAGGGTGAAGTTCTTGAACATCATCAGCGCTCTAGCTCAGGTTTTTCTAACCAAGATTTGGCCAAAATCAAATCTTTAGTAAAAAAACAATGGACTTTTCTGCCATCTGCAAAGAAAAAACAGTTTTTGGTTGAACCCAAGACAACTGGTGACCAACAAACCAAATCAGTTCAGGCTGAATTAAAAAGCAAATTGCAACAACTTAATCGTAAGCGGACGGCTCCAGTCGATGCTCAAGCAGTTTTTAGTTATGGTAAAGTCACGATTACGGCACCTAAGGCTGGCAATCAATATAATATCGATCGATTGTTAAAACAATATGAAAAGCAGCAATATTTACCGAAAGTTAAGTTAACTGTTAAATATTTGCAACCCTTAAAAGCTTCGAGTTCAAAGGTGCAAACTGAAAAGCAAAAATTGTTGGCATTAAAAGATCGAACCGTTAGCTATCAGGTTCAAGAAACTAAATATAATCTTGCTACCAAGGATTTGTTAAAAAAAGCTACTTACCAAGACGGTAAGTATTATTTTCAGGAAACTGATTTGGCAAATAAAATCAGCGAGATAAATCAAAAACAAGCAACTTTAGGCAAACAAATTAATTTCAAGACTAATAGCGGCAACACTGTTCAGGTTTCAGGTGGTACCTATGGTTGGGCGTTAGATACTAGCAGTGCGACCAAACATCTTGAAAATGCTTGGTTGGAGAACAAAAGCACCTTGGAGGCTAAGCCTGATATTTATGGTAAGGGTTATTTAACTTACGGATTGGGTTATAACAATTTAACTAACGATGGAATCGGTAGTACGTATGCCGAAGTTTCAATTTCAGCGCAGCGAGTTTGGCTTTACAAAAATGGACAGCAGGTTGCTACCAGCAACATTGTCACTGGCAAGCACAGTACTGGTGAGGATACACCAAAGGGAGTTTGGTATATCATGTATAAGCAATCTCCTTCTGTTTTAAGCGGAAGTGAAGCTGGTAACTCTAATTATTCTGTAAAGGTCAAGTATTGGGCTCAATTCACTAATAGTGGTTGTGGTTTTCATGATGCCAGTTGGCGGACAAATTGGTCAAGCACAGCTTATTTGAATGATGGCTCTGGCGGCTGCGCTAACACACCCAGTGATAAAATGGAAAATATTTATAATAATTTATCACAAGGTGAACCGGTAATTGTCTATTAG